Proteins encoded within one genomic window of Strix uralensis isolate ZFMK-TIS-50842 chromosome 32, bStrUra1, whole genome shotgun sequence:
- the SH2D2A gene encoding SH2 domain-containing protein 2A isoform X2 encodes MDSWVPAWPGRGDPTDDDRPLFSTFKPISEDNTASAKPGASATPVQPQGTEQLLGHHDTRSRAAAGARCGEQSILGAHPCPRPLSPSLQVPPGSSLSPPGWSPADGDLQPELAALRARTRLWFEQTQARRLGAEGELPAWFHGFISRREAEQLLQDQPPGCFLVRFSESTVGFVLSYRGRDRCRHFVLDQLPDGRYVILGERSAHAELADLLRHYAAAPITPYHEFLTVPRGRVRSRTAGRAPAVGPRTHLSPLRRKTNPEEGRGPQATATLRVPRGAKRWQTPRCTAPSSRGPPEPGRRPPSCLWSPELREAPPGRLPASPHRSQSKPAPQPPPKGHRTALLELEQLPKVPMLRCRKKPAPPNPPSAPTPSTSSSCASTPTPSLARGSHPAPPPTTSWKSPSPSTPWAGARAPAPALRKISTPRWRWPGRIRPLRFPGGPQAPSRHCSPNPALTGGSSAACPARPPRGGSSWPLPALRGRGEEAPGRPRSRRARGTLRRRSTSPSMAGRAPRNESQPGRRLLRTFTSSFLETSSKPPAQDSTIPPKPLKRSLGTHRLPQDGASCPAAPRPRAQLGV; translated from the exons GGGACCCCACGGATGACGACCGTCCCCTCTTCAGCACCTTCAAACCCATCAGTGAGGACAACACGGCCAGCGCCAAGCCGGGCGCCAGCGCCACCCCGGTCCAGCCccagggcacagagcagctcctgggcCACCACGACACACGCAGCAGG gctgcagcaggagcccgGTGCGGGGAGCAGAGCATCCTCGGGGCACATCCGTGCCCCCGGCcgctctccccttccctccaggTCCCACCAGGTTCCTCGCTGTCCCCACCCGGCTGGTCCCCGGCGGACGGGGACCTGCAGCCGGAGCTGGCGGCCCTGCGTGCCCGGACGAGGCTGTGGTTCGAGCAGACACAAGCCAGGAGGCTGGGGGCCGAGGGCGAGCTCCCAGCCTGGTTCCACGGCTTCATCAGCCGGAG GGAGgcggagcagctgctgcaggatcAGCCCCCTGGCTGCTTCCTGGTCCGCTTCAGCGAGAGCACCGTCGGCTTCGTCCTGTCCTACAG GGGCCGGGATCGCTGCCGGCACTTTGTCCTGGACCAGCTGCCGGACGGGCGGTACGTGATCCTGGGGGAGCGGAGCGCCCACGCCGAGCTGGCCGACCTGCTGCGGCACTACGCCGCCGCCCCCATCACGCCGTACCACGAGTTCCTGACGGTGCCGCGGGGACGGGTGAGGAGCCGAACTGCGGGCAGAGCACCCGCCGTGGGACCGCGCACCCACCTCTCCCCTCTCCGCAGGAAAACAAACCCCGAGGAGGGACGTGGACCCCAAGCGACGGCGACGCTGCGCGTCCCCCGTGGAGCGAAGCGCTGGCAAACCCCCCGATGTACAGCACCGTCTTCAAGGGGCCCCCCCGAGCCAGGCAGGCGGCCCCCCAGCTGCCTGTGGAGCCCAGAGCTGAGGGAGGCTCCTCCAGGGAG GCTCCCAGCGTCCCCCCACCgctcccagtcaaaaccagctcCTCAGCCACCGCCCAAGGGCCACCGCACAGccctgctggagctggagcagctcccaAAGGTCCCTATGCTCAGGTGCAGAAAGAAGCCAGCCCCCCCGAACCCCCCGAGCGCCCCGACACCAAGTACCAGCAGCTCATGTGCTTCCACACCTACGCCGAGCCTCGCGAGGGGCTCGCACCCGGCCCCCCCACCTACAACGAGCTGGAAGAGCCCATCCCCTTCTACGCCATGGGCCGGGGCTCGAGCTCCAGCGCCAGCCCTGAGGAAAATATCTACTCCGAGGTGGCGCTGGCCCGGCAGGATCCGCCCGCTCCGCTTCCCCGGGGGGCCCCAGGCGCCTTCTCGACACTGCTCCCCAAACCCCGCGCTCACCGGCGGCTCTTCCGCAGCCTGTCCAGCCAGGCCTCCAAGAGGCGGCAGCTCCTGGCCGCTCCCAgcgctgaggggaaggggagaggaggctCCGGGCCGGCCGCGGAGCCGCAG GGCCCGCGGAACCCTCCGCCGGCGTTCGACGAGCCCATCTATGGCCGGACGAGCGCCGCGAAACGAGTCGCAGCCGGGCAGGAGGCTCCTGAGAACATTTACGAGCAGCTTTCTGGAGACCAGCTCTAAGCCCCCAGCGCAG
- the SH2D2A gene encoding SH2 domain-containing protein 2A isoform X3 translates to MDSWVPAWPGRGDPTDDDRPLFSTFKPISEDNTASAKPGASATPVQPQGTEQLLGHHDTRSRAAAGARCGEQSILGAHPCPRPLSPSLQVPPGSSLSPPGWSPADGDLQPELAALRARTRLWFEQTQARRLGAEGELPAWFHGFISRREAEQLLQDQPPGCFLVRFSESTVGFVLSYRGRDRCRHFVLDQLPDGRYVILGERSAHAELADLLRHYAAAPITPYHEFLTVPRGRVRSRTAGRAPAVGPRTHLSPLRRKTNPEEGRGPQATATLRVPRGAKRWQTPRCTAPSSRGPPEPGRRPPSCLWSPELREAPPGRLPASPHRSQSKPAPQPPPKGHRTALLELEQLPKVPMLRCRKKPAPPNPPSAPTPSTSSSCASTPTPSLARGSHPAPPPTTSWKSPSPSTPWAGARAPAPALRKISTPRWRWPGRIRPLRFPGGPQAPSRHCSPNPALTGGSSAACPARPPRGGSSWPLPALRGRGEEAPGRPRSRRARGTLRRRSTSPSMAGRAPRNESQPGRRLLRTFTSSFLETSSKPPAQC, encoded by the exons GGGACCCCACGGATGACGACCGTCCCCTCTTCAGCACCTTCAAACCCATCAGTGAGGACAACACGGCCAGCGCCAAGCCGGGCGCCAGCGCCACCCCGGTCCAGCCccagggcacagagcagctcctgggcCACCACGACACACGCAGCAGG gctgcagcaggagcccgGTGCGGGGAGCAGAGCATCCTCGGGGCACATCCGTGCCCCCGGCcgctctccccttccctccaggTCCCACCAGGTTCCTCGCTGTCCCCACCCGGCTGGTCCCCGGCGGACGGGGACCTGCAGCCGGAGCTGGCGGCCCTGCGTGCCCGGACGAGGCTGTGGTTCGAGCAGACACAAGCCAGGAGGCTGGGGGCCGAGGGCGAGCTCCCAGCCTGGTTCCACGGCTTCATCAGCCGGAG GGAGgcggagcagctgctgcaggatcAGCCCCCTGGCTGCTTCCTGGTCCGCTTCAGCGAGAGCACCGTCGGCTTCGTCCTGTCCTACAG GGGCCGGGATCGCTGCCGGCACTTTGTCCTGGACCAGCTGCCGGACGGGCGGTACGTGATCCTGGGGGAGCGGAGCGCCCACGCCGAGCTGGCCGACCTGCTGCGGCACTACGCCGCCGCCCCCATCACGCCGTACCACGAGTTCCTGACGGTGCCGCGGGGACGGGTGAGGAGCCGAACTGCGGGCAGAGCACCCGCCGTGGGACCGCGCACCCACCTCTCCCCTCTCCGCAGGAAAACAAACCCCGAGGAGGGACGTGGACCCCAAGCGACGGCGACGCTGCGCGTCCCCCGTGGAGCGAAGCGCTGGCAAACCCCCCGATGTACAGCACCGTCTTCAAGGGGCCCCCCCGAGCCAGGCAGGCGGCCCCCCAGCTGCCTGTGGAGCCCAGAGCTGAGGGAGGCTCCTCCAGGGAG GCTCCCAGCGTCCCCCCACCgctcccagtcaaaaccagctcCTCAGCCACCGCCCAAGGGCCACCGCACAGccctgctggagctggagcagctcccaAAGGTCCCTATGCTCAGGTGCAGAAAGAAGCCAGCCCCCCCGAACCCCCCGAGCGCCCCGACACCAAGTACCAGCAGCTCATGTGCTTCCACACCTACGCCGAGCCTCGCGAGGGGCTCGCACCCGGCCCCCCCACCTACAACGAGCTGGAAGAGCCCATCCCCTTCTACGCCATGGGCCGGGGCTCGAGCTCCAGCGCCAGCCCTGAGGAAAATATCTACTCCGAGGTGGCGCTGGCCCGGCAGGATCCGCCCGCTCCGCTTCCCCGGGGGGCCCCAGGCGCCTTCTCGACACTGCTCCCCAAACCCCGCGCTCACCGGCGGCTCTTCCGCAGCCTGTCCAGCCAGGCCTCCAAGAGGCGGCAGCTCCTGGCCGCTCCCAgcgctgaggggaaggggagaggaggctCCGGGCCGGCCGCGGAGCCGCAG GGCCCGCGGAACCCTCCGCCGGCGTTCGACGAGCCCATCTATGGCCGGACGAGCGCCGCGAAACGAGTCGCAGCCGGGCAGGAGGCTCCTGAGAACATTTACGAGCAGCTTTCTGGAGACCAGCTCTAAGCCCCCAGCGCAG
- the SH2D2A gene encoding SH2 domain-containing protein 2A isoform X4, translating to MDSWVPAWPGRGDPTDDDRPLFSTFKPISEDNTASAKPGASATPVQPQGTEQLLGHHDTRSRAAAGARCGEQSILGAHPCPRPLSPSLQVPPGSSLSPPGWSPADGDLQPELAALRARTRLWFEQTQARRLGAEGELPAWFHGFISRREAEQLLQDQPPGCFLVRFSESTVGFVLSYRGRDRCRHFVLDQLPDGRYVILGERSAHAELADLLRHYAAAPITPYHEFLTVPRGRENKPRGGTWTPSDGDAARPPWSEALANPPMYSTVFKGPPRARQAAPQLPVEPRAEGGSSREAPSVPPPLPVKTSSSATAQGPPHSPAGAGAAPKGPYAQVQKEASPPEPPERPDTKYQQLMCFHTYAEPREGLAPGPPTYNELEEPIPFYAMGRGSSSSASPEENIYSEVALARQDPPAPLPRGAPGAFSTLLPKPRAHRRLFRSLSSQASKRRQLLAAPSAEGKGRGGSGPAAEPQGPRNPPPAFDEPIYGRTSAAKRVAAGQEAPENIYEQLSGDQL from the exons GGGACCCCACGGATGACGACCGTCCCCTCTTCAGCACCTTCAAACCCATCAGTGAGGACAACACGGCCAGCGCCAAGCCGGGCGCCAGCGCCACCCCGGTCCAGCCccagggcacagagcagctcctgggcCACCACGACACACGCAGCAGG gctgcagcaggagcccgGTGCGGGGAGCAGAGCATCCTCGGGGCACATCCGTGCCCCCGGCcgctctccccttccctccaggTCCCACCAGGTTCCTCGCTGTCCCCACCCGGCTGGTCCCCGGCGGACGGGGACCTGCAGCCGGAGCTGGCGGCCCTGCGTGCCCGGACGAGGCTGTGGTTCGAGCAGACACAAGCCAGGAGGCTGGGGGCCGAGGGCGAGCTCCCAGCCTGGTTCCACGGCTTCATCAGCCGGAG GGAGgcggagcagctgctgcaggatcAGCCCCCTGGCTGCTTCCTGGTCCGCTTCAGCGAGAGCACCGTCGGCTTCGTCCTGTCCTACAG GGGCCGGGATCGCTGCCGGCACTTTGTCCTGGACCAGCTGCCGGACGGGCGGTACGTGATCCTGGGGGAGCGGAGCGCCCACGCCGAGCTGGCCGACCTGCTGCGGCACTACGCCGCCGCCCCCATCACGCCGTACCACGAGTTCCTGACGGTGCCGCGGGGACGG GAAAACAAACCCCGAGGAGGGACGTGGACCCCAAGCGACGGCGACGCTGCGCGTCCCCCGTGGAGCGAAGCGCTGGCAAACCCCCCGATGTACAGCACCGTCTTCAAGGGGCCCCCCCGAGCCAGGCAGGCGGCCCCCCAGCTGCCTGTGGAGCCCAGAGCTGAGGGAGGCTCCTCCAGGGAG GCTCCCAGCGTCCCCCCACCgctcccagtcaaaaccagctcCTCAGCCACCGCCCAAGGGCCACCGCACAGccctgctggagctggagcagctcccaAAGGTCCCTATGCTCAGGTGCAGAAAGAAGCCAGCCCCCCCGAACCCCCCGAGCGCCCCGACACCAAGTACCAGCAGCTCATGTGCTTCCACACCTACGCCGAGCCTCGCGAGGGGCTCGCACCCGGCCCCCCCACCTACAACGAGCTGGAAGAGCCCATCCCCTTCTACGCCATGGGCCGGGGCTCGAGCTCCAGCGCCAGCCCTGAGGAAAATATCTACTCCGAGGTGGCGCTGGCCCGGCAGGATCCGCCCGCTCCGCTTCCCCGGGGGGCCCCAGGCGCCTTCTCGACACTGCTCCCCAAACCCCGCGCTCACCGGCGGCTCTTCCGCAGCCTGTCCAGCCAGGCCTCCAAGAGGCGGCAGCTCCTGGCCGCTCCCAgcgctgaggggaaggggagaggaggctCCGGGCCGGCCGCGGAGCCGCAG GGCCCGCGGAACCCTCCGCCGGCGTTCGACGAGCCCATCTATGGCCGGACGAGCGCCGCGAAACGAGTCGCAGCCGGGCAGGAGGCTCCTGAGAACATTTACGAGCAGCTTTCTGGAGACCAGCTCTAA
- the SH2D2A gene encoding SH2 domain-containing protein 2A isoform X1, with amino-acid sequence MDSWVPAWPGRGDPTDDDRPLFSTFKPISEDNTASAKPGASATPVQPQGTEQLLGHHDTRSRAAAGARCGEQSILGAHPCPRPLSPSLQVPPGSSLSPPGWSPADGDLQPELAALRARTRLWFEQTQARRLGAEGELPAWFHGFISRREAEQLLQDQPPGCFLVRFSESTVGFVLSYRGRDRCRHFVLDQLPDGRYVILGERSAHAELADLLRHYAAAPITPYHEFLTVPRGRENKPRGGTWTPSDGDAARPPWSEALANPPMYSTVFKGPPRARQAAPQLPVEPRAEGGSSREAPSVPPPLPVKTSSSATAQGPPHSPAGAGAAPKGPYAQVQKEASPPEPPERPDTKYQQLMCFHTYAEPREGLAPGPPTYNELEEPIPFYAMGRGSSSSASPEENIYSEVALARQDPPAPLPRGAPGAFSTLLPKPRAHRRLFRSLSSQASKRRQLLAAPSAEGKGRGGSGPAAEPQVRCSGAQSQGNISGRVRRVGVHSTPGAQGGHGGPLPSAPRRSDDPQSGSNVEGWEGEGPTLNSILANFHPPRQELGAAPLHPSLRIPQGPRNPPPAFDEPIYGRTSAAKRVAAGQEAPENIYEQLSGDQL; translated from the exons GGGACCCCACGGATGACGACCGTCCCCTCTTCAGCACCTTCAAACCCATCAGTGAGGACAACACGGCCAGCGCCAAGCCGGGCGCCAGCGCCACCCCGGTCCAGCCccagggcacagagcagctcctgggcCACCACGACACACGCAGCAGG gctgcagcaggagcccgGTGCGGGGAGCAGAGCATCCTCGGGGCACATCCGTGCCCCCGGCcgctctccccttccctccaggTCCCACCAGGTTCCTCGCTGTCCCCACCCGGCTGGTCCCCGGCGGACGGGGACCTGCAGCCGGAGCTGGCGGCCCTGCGTGCCCGGACGAGGCTGTGGTTCGAGCAGACACAAGCCAGGAGGCTGGGGGCCGAGGGCGAGCTCCCAGCCTGGTTCCACGGCTTCATCAGCCGGAG GGAGgcggagcagctgctgcaggatcAGCCCCCTGGCTGCTTCCTGGTCCGCTTCAGCGAGAGCACCGTCGGCTTCGTCCTGTCCTACAG GGGCCGGGATCGCTGCCGGCACTTTGTCCTGGACCAGCTGCCGGACGGGCGGTACGTGATCCTGGGGGAGCGGAGCGCCCACGCCGAGCTGGCCGACCTGCTGCGGCACTACGCCGCCGCCCCCATCACGCCGTACCACGAGTTCCTGACGGTGCCGCGGGGACGG GAAAACAAACCCCGAGGAGGGACGTGGACCCCAAGCGACGGCGACGCTGCGCGTCCCCCGTGGAGCGAAGCGCTGGCAAACCCCCCGATGTACAGCACCGTCTTCAAGGGGCCCCCCCGAGCCAGGCAGGCGGCCCCCCAGCTGCCTGTGGAGCCCAGAGCTGAGGGAGGCTCCTCCAGGGAG GCTCCCAGCGTCCCCCCACCgctcccagtcaaaaccagctcCTCAGCCACCGCCCAAGGGCCACCGCACAGccctgctggagctggagcagctcccaAAGGTCCCTATGCTCAGGTGCAGAAAGAAGCCAGCCCCCCCGAACCCCCCGAGCGCCCCGACACCAAGTACCAGCAGCTCATGTGCTTCCACACCTACGCCGAGCCTCGCGAGGGGCTCGCACCCGGCCCCCCCACCTACAACGAGCTGGAAGAGCCCATCCCCTTCTACGCCATGGGCCGGGGCTCGAGCTCCAGCGCCAGCCCTGAGGAAAATATCTACTCCGAGGTGGCGCTGGCCCGGCAGGATCCGCCCGCTCCGCTTCCCCGGGGGGCCCCAGGCGCCTTCTCGACACTGCTCCCCAAACCCCGCGCTCACCGGCGGCTCTTCCGCAGCCTGTCCAGCCAGGCCTCCAAGAGGCGGCAGCTCCTGGCCGCTCCCAgcgctgaggggaaggggagaggaggctCCGGGCCGGCCGCGGAGCCGCAGGTTCGTTGCTCAGGGGCTCAGAGCCAAGGCAACATCTCCGGTAGAGTCCGGAGGGTCGGGGTTCACTCCACACCAGGGgcacaggggggacatgggggtccccTGCCCAGCGCTCCACGCCGGAGCGACGATCCCCAAAGCGGGAGCAACGTCGAGGGTTGGGAGGGTGAAGGACCGACTTTGAACTCCATCCTGGCCAACTTCCACCCGccgaggcaggagctgggggctgcccccctTCACCCCTCCCTGCGGATTCCCCAGGGCCCGCGGAACCCTCCGCCGGCGTTCGACGAGCCCATCTATGGCCGGACGAGCGCCGCGAAACGAGTCGCAGCCGGGCAGGAGGCTCCTGAGAACATTTACGAGCAGCTTTCTGGAGACCAGCTCTAA